The Geoalkalibacter sp. nucleotide sequence CCCTGCACATTCGCAACGCCCCCACGCGTCTCATGAAGGACTTGGGCTACGGCCGCGGCTATCGCTATGCCCACGACGACCCGCGGGGCGTGGTCGCCCAGACCCATCTGCCCGAGGAACTCAACGGACGGCGGTTTTATCGCCCCACCGACCGCGGTTATGAAAAAACCATCGGCGAGCGTCTGCGCTATTGGGAGAGTTTGCGCCGATCCCCGGAAAAAGACTAGGCGCATCAGGCCTCAGCTGATTCGCTCCTCCATCCCGACCCCGGGAATCAAGGTGCCGCAACCTTTGCAGCGCCCCTGATCCAGATTCACCCTGCCCAGCCGAAAACCCCGTCGTTCGATGAGCACCGCGCCGCAATCCGGACACAGGGTGCTCTCACCCTGCTCGCCGGGGATATTGCCCGTGTAAACATAGCGCAAACCCGCCTCCAGGCCGATGCCGCGCGCCTTGCGCAAGGATTCCGCCGGCGTCGGCGGCACCTCTTTGAGCTTGTAAGTCGGATGAAAGGCCGTGACATGCCAGGGGGTATCGGCGCCGAGTTCATCGGCGATGAAGGCCGCCAGCTTGCGCAGTTCGCCCGCCCGATCGTTGCGCCCCGGAATGATGAGCGTCGTCACCTCGATCCAGATGCCCAGGCGCCGATACTCTCGCAAGGTATCGAGCACGCCCTGGAGGGTCGCGCCGACGACCTCGCGATAAAATTCCTCGGAAAACCCCTTGAGGTCGACATTGGCCGCATCCAGATAGGGCGCGATGGCCGCCAGGGCTTCCGCTGTGATGTAGCCGTTGGTGACGAAGACGTTTTTCAGCCCCGCTTCCTTGGCCAGCACCGCCGTATCGTAGGCGTACTCGAAAAAAACCGTCGGT carries:
- the amrS gene encoding AmmeMemoRadiSam system radical SAM enzyme; this encodes MKQAMFWEVADERRVRCGLCRFRCLIAEGRRGICGVRENREGVLYTLVYGRSVAENVDPIEKKPLFHFHPGSLSFSVATVGCNFRCLHCQNYQISQLPRDHQQAIAGYPLEPAEIVRRALASGCRSIAYTYTEPTVFFEYAYDTAVLAKEAGLKNVFVTNGYITAEALAAIAPYLDAANVDLKGFSEEFYREVVGATLQGVLDTLREYRRLGIWIEVTTLIIPGRNDRAGELRKLAAFIADELGADTPWHVTAFHPTYKLKEVPPTPAESLRKARGIGLEAGLRYVYTGNIPGEQGESTLCPDCGAVLIERRGFRLGRVNLDQGRCKGCGTLIPGVGMEERIS